A single genomic interval of Lepisosteus oculatus isolate fLepOcu1 chromosome 12, fLepOcu1.hap2, whole genome shotgun sequence harbors:
- the epc2 gene encoding enhancer of polycomb homolog 2 isoform X2, protein MSKLSFRARALDAAKPLPIYRNRDLPDLTDCVSINRAVPQMPTGMEKEEESEHHLQRAISAQQVFREKKECMVIPVPEAESNITYYDRLYKGEFKIPKQLIHIQPFSLDNEQPDYDMDSEDETLLNRLNRKMEIKPIQFETMIDRLENASANQLVTLQEAKVLLNEDDCLLKSVYDYWVRKRKNCRGPSLIPQIKQEKRDGSTNSDPYVAFRRRTEKMQTRKNRKNDEASYEKMLKLRREFSRTVTILEMIKRREKSKRELLHLTWEVVEKRYQLGDFGGEILNEVKIPRAEKPVYSTPVSLHNGTHHKTSESKIKHSHHVSIKDESHFDFLRPKKKYSQKLKLDLLHQQSHSEHQPAVNKCDIKQYDFHSSGDEEYLQVPSPTSEPDEESDPDGPFAFRRKAGCQYHAPRVDQAGGVLWEQPELAGLRHRHCLTALTVPRRCIGFARRRVGRGGRVIMDRASSEHDHVLKQLDPEVLASTPSSMVSDYSDTSTWTNASRAHSGNVNSLTEILSNIKMCRWRYFRPQPTQAKNNGDNGSTFKKLGQTVNNKRITGASVALLSPNKNGITVAGGITEEEFHTHQQQLVQMQKQQLAQLQQKQQSQHSSHPEHHTIQVSGTSDCMSKTLDSASAQFAASAVVTAPGPGCSEASKDNRLHSISVNGVVQTSGTSKTLHSTSTTLSTTPAISSVQLLRTVPHSSTSHLIPALCTSTPQSLPGNSSCLATAVHLSNVSVVSPVNMHLSTRTSAPSPSALKLATVATPLDRVPKVTPSSAISSIARQSHEPERLALNGISETTVAMEVT, encoded by the exons ATGAGTAAACTCTCGTTCCGAGCGCGAGCGCTAGACGCCGCCAAACCTCTCCCCATCTACCGCAACAGAGACCTGCCGGACCTCACCGACTGCGTCTCCATCAACCGGGCCGTGCCGCAGATGCCGACGGGGATGGAAAAGGAAGAGGAGTCG GAACACCATTTACAGCGAGCCATTTCAGCACAGCAGGTCTTCAGGGAGAAGAAGGAATGCATGGTTATTCCGGTTCCCGAGGCCGAAAGTAACATCACCTACTACGACCGCCTTTACAAAGGAGAGTTCAAGATTCCCAAACAGCTTATCCACATTCAGC CTTTTAGCCTGGATAATGAGCAGCCGGATTACGACATGGATTCTGAAGATGAAACCTTGCTCAACAGGCTGAACAGAAAGATGGAAATTAAACCCATTCAGTTTGAAACAATGATCGATAGATTGGAAAATGCTAGTGCGAACCAG ctcgtCACCCTTCAAGAAGCCAAAGTGCTGCTGAACGAAGATGATTGTCTTCTGAAGTCCGTGTATGACTACTGggtgaggaagaggaagaaCTGCAGGGGGCCCTCCCTCATCCCCCAGATCAAGCAGGAGAAGAGGGACGGCTCCACCAACAGTGACCCCTACGTGGCCTTTCGGAGGAGGACGGAGAAGATGCAGACTAGGAAG AACCGTAAAAATGATGAAGCCTCTTATGAGAAGATGTTGAAGCTGCGGAGGGAGTTCAGCAGGACGGTAACGATTCTAGAGATGAtcaagagaagagagaaatctAAACGGGAGCTGCTGCATCTTACCTGGGAGGTGGTGGAGAAGAG ATATCAGCTTGGTGACTTTGGAGGTGAAATTCTGAATGAAGTTAAGATTCCTCGAGCAGAGAAACCTGTATATAGCACTCCGGTGTCTCTACACAACGGGACTCATCACAAAACTtcagaaagtaaaataaag CATTCCCACCATGTCTCAATCAAAGATGAATCTCATTTTGATTTCCTTCGACCAAAGAAGAAATACtcccagaaactgaaattggaCTTGTTGCACCAGCAGTCCCATTCTGAGCACCAGCCTGCCGTTAATAAGTGTGACATTAAGCAGTATGACTTCCACAGCTCAGGAGATGAGGAGTATCTGCAG GTACCGTCTCCTACGTCGGAACCGGATGAGGAGAGCGATCCGGATGGGCCTTTTGCTTTCCGAAGAAAGGCTGGGTGTCAGTACCATGCT CCGCGCGTGGACCAGGCCGGCGGAGTCCTCTGGGAGCAGCCGGAGCTGGCGGGGCTGCGGCACCGGCACTGCCTGACCGCCCTCACGGTCCCCCGGAGGTGCATCGGCTTCGCCCGGCGGCGCGTCGGGAGAGGGGGCAG GGTTATAATGGACCGAGCATCTTCGGAGCACGACCACGTTTTAAAGCAGTTGGACCCAGAAGTGTTGGCCTCTACCCCCAGCAGCATGGTCTCAGACTATTCAGACACTTCCACATGGACCAATGCTTCCAGAGCACATTCTGGGAATGTGAACTCACTTACGGAAATTTTGAGCAATATTAAAATGTGCAGGTGGCGGTATTTTCGACCGCAGCCTACACAGGCTAAGAACAATGGCGATAATGGCAGCACGTTTAAGAAACTGGGACAGACTGTGAACAATAAGAGGATAACTGGAGCTTCTGTTGCGTTGTTAAGCCCTAACAAGAATGGAATTACAG TTGCAGGAGGAATCACGGAGGAAGAGTTCCAcacccaccagcagcagctggtccagatgcagaagcagcagctggcACAGCTCCAACAGAAGCAACAATCCCAGCATTCCTCCCACCCCGAGCATCACACTATACAG GTATCGGGCACTTCTGACTGCATGTCCAAGACCCTTGATTCAGCCAGTGCCCAGTTTGCTGCATCGGCTGTGGTCACTGCCCCAGGTCCAGGCTGCAGTGAGGCCAGTAAAGACAACAGACTGCACAGCATCAGTGTCAATGGTGTTGTCCAAACTTCAG GGACGTCTAAAACTCTTCATTCCACCAGCACAACCTTGAGCACCACTCCAGCAATCTCCTCTGTCCAGCTGTTGAGGACTGTCCCTCACAGCAGCACCAGCCACCTCATCCCAGCATTGTGCACAAGTACCCCCCAGTCGCTGCCTGGGAACAGCTCCTGCCTGGCTACTGCGGTTCACCTGAGCAACGTCAGCGTGGTCTCGCCCGTGAACATGCACCTCAGCACAAGGACTTCCGCGCCCTCGCCATCTGCCTTAAAGCTTGCCACTGTGGCAACTCCCCTGGACAGGGTGCCAAAGGTGACGCCCAGTAGTGCCATCAGCAGCATAGCAAGGCAA AGTCATGAGCCTGAAAGACTTGCTTTGAATGGAATATCGGAGACCACAGTGGCGATGGAGGTCACATAG
- the epc2 gene encoding enhancer of polycomb homolog 2 isoform X1: MSKLSFRARALDAAKPLPIYRNRDLPDLTDCVSINRAVPQMPTGMEKEEESEHHLQRAISAQQVFREKKECMVIPVPEAESNITYYDRLYKGEFKIPKQLIHIQPFSLDNEQPDYDMDSEDETLLNRLNRKMEIKPIQFETMIDRLENASANQLVTLQEAKVLLNEDDCLLKSVYDYWVRKRKNCRGPSLIPQIKQEKRDGSTNSDPYVAFRRRTEKMQTRKNRKNDEASYEKMLKLRREFSRTVTILEMIKRREKSKRELLHLTWEVVEKRYQLGDFGGEILNEVKIPRAEKPVYSTPVSLHNGTHHKTSESKIKHSHHVSIKDESHFDFLRPKKKYSQKLKLDLLHQQSHSEHQPAVNKCDIKQYDFHSSGDEEYLQVPSPTSEPDEESDPDGPFAFRRKAGCQYHAPRVDQAGGVLWEQPELAGLRHRHCLTALTVPRRCIGFARRRVGRGGRVIMDRASSEHDHVLKQLDPEVLASTPSSMVSDYSDTSTWTNASRAHSGNVNSLTEILSNIKMCRWRYFRPQPTQAKNNGDNGSTFKKLGQTVNNKRITGASVALLSPNKNGITGGITEEEFHTHQQQLVQMQKQQLAQLQQKQQSQHSSHPEHHTIQVSGTSDCMSKTLDSASAQFAASAVVTAPGPGCSEASKDNRLHSISVNGVVQTSGTSKTLHSTSTTLSTTPAISSVQLLRTVPHSSTSHLIPALCTSTPQSLPGNSSCLATAVHLSNVSVVSPVNMHLSTRTSAPSPSALKLATVATPLDRVPKVTPSSAISSIARQVNEIF, encoded by the exons ATGAGTAAACTCTCGTTCCGAGCGCGAGCGCTAGACGCCGCCAAACCTCTCCCCATCTACCGCAACAGAGACCTGCCGGACCTCACCGACTGCGTCTCCATCAACCGGGCCGTGCCGCAGATGCCGACGGGGATGGAAAAGGAAGAGGAGTCG GAACACCATTTACAGCGAGCCATTTCAGCACAGCAGGTCTTCAGGGAGAAGAAGGAATGCATGGTTATTCCGGTTCCCGAGGCCGAAAGTAACATCACCTACTACGACCGCCTTTACAAAGGAGAGTTCAAGATTCCCAAACAGCTTATCCACATTCAGC CTTTTAGCCTGGATAATGAGCAGCCGGATTACGACATGGATTCTGAAGATGAAACCTTGCTCAACAGGCTGAACAGAAAGATGGAAATTAAACCCATTCAGTTTGAAACAATGATCGATAGATTGGAAAATGCTAGTGCGAACCAG ctcgtCACCCTTCAAGAAGCCAAAGTGCTGCTGAACGAAGATGATTGTCTTCTGAAGTCCGTGTATGACTACTGggtgaggaagaggaagaaCTGCAGGGGGCCCTCCCTCATCCCCCAGATCAAGCAGGAGAAGAGGGACGGCTCCACCAACAGTGACCCCTACGTGGCCTTTCGGAGGAGGACGGAGAAGATGCAGACTAGGAAG AACCGTAAAAATGATGAAGCCTCTTATGAGAAGATGTTGAAGCTGCGGAGGGAGTTCAGCAGGACGGTAACGATTCTAGAGATGAtcaagagaagagagaaatctAAACGGGAGCTGCTGCATCTTACCTGGGAGGTGGTGGAGAAGAG ATATCAGCTTGGTGACTTTGGAGGTGAAATTCTGAATGAAGTTAAGATTCCTCGAGCAGAGAAACCTGTATATAGCACTCCGGTGTCTCTACACAACGGGACTCATCACAAAACTtcagaaagtaaaataaag CATTCCCACCATGTCTCAATCAAAGATGAATCTCATTTTGATTTCCTTCGACCAAAGAAGAAATACtcccagaaactgaaattggaCTTGTTGCACCAGCAGTCCCATTCTGAGCACCAGCCTGCCGTTAATAAGTGTGACATTAAGCAGTATGACTTCCACAGCTCAGGAGATGAGGAGTATCTGCAG GTACCGTCTCCTACGTCGGAACCGGATGAGGAGAGCGATCCGGATGGGCCTTTTGCTTTCCGAAGAAAGGCTGGGTGTCAGTACCATGCT CCGCGCGTGGACCAGGCCGGCGGAGTCCTCTGGGAGCAGCCGGAGCTGGCGGGGCTGCGGCACCGGCACTGCCTGACCGCCCTCACGGTCCCCCGGAGGTGCATCGGCTTCGCCCGGCGGCGCGTCGGGAGAGGGGGCAG GGTTATAATGGACCGAGCATCTTCGGAGCACGACCACGTTTTAAAGCAGTTGGACCCAGAAGTGTTGGCCTCTACCCCCAGCAGCATGGTCTCAGACTATTCAGACACTTCCACATGGACCAATGCTTCCAGAGCACATTCTGGGAATGTGAACTCACTTACGGAAATTTTGAGCAATATTAAAATGTGCAGGTGGCGGTATTTTCGACCGCAGCCTACACAGGCTAAGAACAATGGCGATAATGGCAGCACGTTTAAGAAACTGGGACAGACTGTGAACAATAAGAGGATAACTGGAGCTTCTGTTGCGTTGTTAAGCCCTAACAAGAATGGAATTACAG GAGGAATCACGGAGGAAGAGTTCCAcacccaccagcagcagctggtccagatgcagaagcagcagctggcACAGCTCCAACAGAAGCAACAATCCCAGCATTCCTCCCACCCCGAGCATCACACTATACAG GTATCGGGCACTTCTGACTGCATGTCCAAGACCCTTGATTCAGCCAGTGCCCAGTTTGCTGCATCGGCTGTGGTCACTGCCCCAGGTCCAGGCTGCAGTGAGGCCAGTAAAGACAACAGACTGCACAGCATCAGTGTCAATGGTGTTGTCCAAACTTCAG GGACGTCTAAAACTCTTCATTCCACCAGCACAACCTTGAGCACCACTCCAGCAATCTCCTCTGTCCAGCTGTTGAGGACTGTCCCTCACAGCAGCACCAGCCACCTCATCCCAGCATTGTGCACAAGTACCCCCCAGTCGCTGCCTGGGAACAGCTCCTGCCTGGCTACTGCGGTTCACCTGAGCAACGTCAGCGTGGTCTCGCCCGTGAACATGCACCTCAGCACAAGGACTTCCGCGCCCTCGCCATCTGCCTTAAAGCTTGCCACTGTGGCAACTCCCCTGGACAGGGTGCCAAAGGTGACGCCCAGTAGTGCCATCAGCAGCATAGCAAGGCAAGTCAATgagattttttaa